GTGGCCGACCCGGCGGCGGGCTTTGCGATGACCGCCGTGGACGTGCGCGATGCCGACGCCCTCAAGCGTGCTGCCCAAGGCCTGGAGCGACTGGACGTGCTGGTGACCTGCGCCGGTATCGCCCGTCGCGCCTCAGCCATCGATATGCGTGCCGAAGACTGGCAGGCCGTGCTGCAAACCAACCTCAGCGGCGCGTTCTACAGCTGCCAGGCGGCGTTTCCCGCATTGGCCGCTTCCGGCGCCGGGCTGATCGTGAATATCGCCTCGTTCATCGCCCACCGCTCCGGGCCTGGCCGCGCCAGTTACGCCGCCGCCAAGGCCGGTGTGGTGGCAATGACCGAGGTGCTGGCGCTGGATTTCGCCGCCGCACAGGTTCGGGCGATTTCCGTCAGCCCCGGCTACACCCGCACCCGCATGGTGGGGGCCGCCATCGAGGCCGGACGGCTGGACGAACCGCATCTTCTGGCAAGCATTCCCCTGGGCCGGCTCGCCGACCCATGGGAAATGGCACATGCCATCGTGGCCCTGACAGGGCCGGCATTTCATTACGCCAACGGCACGGACTTCGTGATCGACGGCGGCATCATGGCGCAAGGGGTTCAATAACCGTGGTAACGACGATAGACCGGCAGTGGGTCGCACGACATCTGCTATTGCTTGAAGCGCCTATCCCAGAAGCAGTTTCCAGCGCCCTCGGGCGTTTGCTCGCCGACACCGTGGCAATCGCCGCGTATGCCCGTCGCCATCAGGTGGGCGGCACGCAAATGGACAGCACCCTGGCGCAGCCCGCCAGCCCCGGCTGTTCGGTGTGGGGCGCCAGCTTGCGCACCGACCCGGCTCGCGCCGCACTGCTCAACGGCACCGCCGCCGAAGCCTTGGACTTTCAGGAAGTGTTGATCAACCCGCGCAACAATGGCCACGCCGCCGTGGTGATCATCCCCGCGATCCTGGCATTGGCCGAGCACCATGGCGTGGTGGGTGAGCGCTTGCTGCGGGCGCTGTGGATCGCCTTTGCGGCGAATATTTCCCTGGCCGAAGCCCTCGGGCGTGGCCATCGCAGTGCGCAGGCAGGGTTTCGCACCACCTCGTTGATTGCACCGGTGGCGGCAGCGTTGGGCTGCTCGGCGTTGCTTGATGATGACCTGGACCGGGTGTGCCACGGCACGGCGATTGCCGCCAGTTCGTTGAGTGCCGGGTTGCTGTCGGCGTTGTCGCCCAAGGTCGGCAGTTACAGCCAGGATAAGGATCTGGCGGTGGGTTTCTCGGCCCAACACGCCGTGCAATCGGTGTTGCTGGCGCAGGCCGGTGCGACCGGGCCAAGCGCATTCTTGACCGGTGAACACGGCTGGCTGGCGAGCTTCGGGTTTGACACGGCGCAGGTGGATTTCCTTTCGGGCAACCCGCTGACGAAGAGCCTCGACAGCTTTGCGATCAAACCGTACCCCGCGTGTTTTGGCTGCCAGACCGCGATCCGCCTGGCGTTGGAGCTGCGCCAGCAGGTGCCGGCGGGGCAGGTGGTGAGTATTGTGGTGCAGGTCAATGGCGGCAGTGCGCGGTCGCTGTCCACACGGTTGATCGAGAATGACCTGGCCGCGCGCTTCAGCCTGCCGTATGTGGTGGCCAGCGCTTTTGTGCGTGGCCGCGCGGCGCTGGAAGACTTTGAGGGTGAGGCACTGGTGGATGAGTCGGTGTTGGCGTTCATGTCGCGCGTGCATATCCAGGCGAGCGCCGAGATGGACCAGCAACAGGCGCGCAGCGGTGGTTTTCCGGCGGCTCTCAGGGTGCATGCGTTGACCGGCGAAGTGGTCGAGCTTGCGTATGACGGGCCGTATGCAGCACTGGACCGTGGCGGCCGCGACGGTTTG
The Pseudomonas poae DNA segment above includes these coding regions:
- a CDS encoding SDR family oxidoreductase; amino-acid sequence: MTAPRRVLVTGAGSGIGQAVAQVFLEQGAEVIGWDLVADPAAGFAMTAVDVRDADALKRAAQGLERLDVLVTCAGIARRASAIDMRAEDWQAVLQTNLSGAFYSCQAAFPALAASGAGLIVNIASFIAHRSGPGRASYAAAKAGVVAMTEVLALDFAAAQVRAISVSPGYTRTRMVGAAIEAGRLDEPHLLASIPLGRLADPWEMAHAIVALTGPAFHYANGTDFVIDGGIMAQGVQ